Proteins co-encoded in one Actinomadura luteofluorescens genomic window:
- a CDS encoding SGNH/GDSL hydrolase family protein, which translates to MWRAFTARRIAAAAAYGGGGITALGGITFGLLLMQARLARRTILARPNGDPPIADGLYGGTRDGEPLSLVMLGDSTAAGLGVHTPDETPAALLATGLSAIAGRPVRLTNVARSGSRSQALGGQVDRALQTRPDVAVIMIGANDVTGRVPAAESVRHLARAVERLRGAGGEVVVGTCPDLGSVKSLMPPLRWFARRASRQLAAAQTIAVVERGGRSVSLGDLLGHEFAADPLAMFSEDRYHPSARGYAAAAAAVLPSMASALDLGHDLSAHLTADVLPVYLAAAEAAERAGTEVSGASVAGHDRGPRGRWATLRRPPLRRPPLRLPWRHSEPGPARSPVAGPGRPGLRPALRPHWRWPDRWRRSHPRVPDVPGTWGGGHQATGTPPR; encoded by the coding sequence ATGTGGAGAGCATTCACCGCCCGCCGCATCGCGGCCGCCGCCGCCTACGGCGGAGGAGGCATCACCGCGCTCGGCGGCATCACGTTCGGCCTGCTGCTGATGCAGGCCAGGCTCGCCCGCAGGACCATCCTCGCACGCCCGAACGGCGACCCGCCGATCGCCGACGGGCTGTACGGCGGGACGCGCGACGGCGAACCGCTCTCGCTCGTCATGCTGGGCGACTCCACCGCCGCCGGGCTCGGCGTGCACACCCCGGACGAGACGCCCGCGGCGCTGCTGGCGACCGGGCTGTCGGCGATCGCGGGACGTCCCGTCCGGCTGACGAACGTGGCCCGCTCCGGTTCCCGCTCCCAGGCGCTCGGCGGGCAGGTCGACCGGGCCCTGCAGACCCGTCCCGACGTCGCCGTCATCATGATCGGCGCCAACGACGTGACGGGGCGGGTCCCGGCCGCCGAGTCCGTCCGCCACCTCGCCCGCGCGGTGGAGCGGCTGCGCGGCGCCGGCGGCGAGGTCGTCGTCGGCACCTGCCCCGACCTCGGCTCCGTCAAGTCGCTGATGCCGCCGCTGCGCTGGTTCGCGCGGCGGGCGAGCCGGCAGCTCGCCGCCGCCCAGACGATCGCCGTCGTCGAGCGCGGCGGCCGCTCGGTGTCGCTCGGCGACCTGCTCGGCCACGAGTTCGCCGCCGACCCCCTGGCGATGTTCAGCGAGGACCGCTACCACCCCTCCGCCCGCGGCTACGCCGCCGCGGCGGCCGCCGTGCTGCCGTCGATGGCGTCCGCGCTCGACCTGGGCCACGACCTGTCCGCGCACCTGACGGCGGACGTCCTCCCCGTCTACCTCGCGGCCGCCGAGGCCGCCGAGCGGGCCGGCACGGAGGTCAGCGGCGCGTCGGTCGCCGGGCACGACCGCGGCCCCCGGGGCCGCTGGGCCACGCTGCGGCGTCCCCCGCTGCGCCGTCCTCCGCTGCGCCTGCCCTGGCGCCACTCGGAGCCGGGGCCCGCCCGGTCACCGGTGGCGGGCCCCGGCCGTCCGGGGCTCCGGCCGGCCCTGCGCCCGCACTGGCGGTGGCCTGACCGGTGGCGTCGGTCCCACCCTCGGGTGCCGGACGTCCCGGGCACATGGGGCGGCGGTCACCAGGCCACCGGGACCCCGCCCAGGTGA